From a region of the Notolabrus celidotus isolate fNotCel1 chromosome 14, fNotCel1.pri, whole genome shotgun sequence genome:
- the tiparp gene encoding protein mono-ADP-ribosyltransferase TIPARP, protein MDQTLRILQKSSDGVPTGISLDVSLNMDEGEDFTEQQIVGLPDKIPLVKPYFKKKQRKLDAKCLHRALEDPILTTLLSTDTLVSGDGVFVPRNQPSRTPSNLCAAAVSKQNCIGPVCLKDPGTADGATAGTGVPGLLTRDGDVEIADTTAELEETERRGERPKITDPTPDSRCFQPKPGLRAAGSTVTITPPARDLPPTAAPQAPHQEGGIKSNDLLTSLAKNLPVTDSSSLQDPLPLLLQPDKGVLFQDKSEEASLDLVFELLTQLQYHTHQSDSVDICVDFLQGQCVYGSDCAHHHTVLPYHWQIRRSSSQKWQSIADDSQEQLERLYCNPDNEQVRLKFQGRVFSLDFGAMRVCDLEFDRVRRLSSPASPLPLPTTNPNPTPSCHTVWKYYCRDNFGWREYSEPVVKLIEEASTRGLKEVRFITLQNQYILNIREGFQQNAVFGFRRQIKKRPMFMSSVMLTPILQTLGGLSSSPLTSSSSSMDLSTSHPLSPTTTNPPSLYPETWLPMGMSQDFLQVPVSREDRSYRTVYSLFHKTVSETKFRILKIQRVQNPFLWEKYKRKKEYMSRRMSEMDRLLSERHLFHGTSADVVEGICKHNFDPRVCGKHATMFGQGSYFARKAVYSHNFSKRSPKGVHCMFLAKVLTGRFTVGNPSMRRPPPINPRDPSSDLYDSCVDNWVDPQIYVIFNDDQSYPYFIIHYEEVPSTVAV, encoded by the exons ATGGATCAAACTTTACGCATTCTCCAGAAATCCTCAGACGGTGTGCCGACTGGGATCTCCCTGGATGTGAGTTTAAATATGGACGAAGGGGAAGATTTCACGGAACAGCAAATCGTGGGGCTCCCGGACAAAATACCTTTAGTGAAACCATATTTcaaaaagaagcagaggaaaTTGGACGCCAAATGCCTCCACCGTGCCCTAGAGGATCCTATATTAACCACCTTGTTGAGCACAGACACGCTGGTGTCCGGAGATGGGGTGTTTGTTCCCCGGAATCAGCCGAGTCGGACTCCCAGCAACCTGTGCGCAGCGGCTGTTTCAAAACAGAACTGTATTGGCCCGGTGTGTCTGAAAGACCCGGGAACTGCTGATGGTGCTACAGCTGGGACTGGAGTACCGGGGTTGTTGACCCGGGACGGTGATGTGGAGATTGCCGATACTACTGCGGAGTTGGAAGAGACTGAGCGGCGAGGGGAGCGACCCAAGATCACTGATCCGACCCCAGACAGCCGCTGCTTTCAGCCAAAACCTGGCCTCAGGGCGGCTGGGAGCACAGTGACAATAACACCTCCCGCCAGGGATTTACCTCCCACAGCTGCACCCCAGGCCCCTCACCAGGAGGGGGGCATCAAAAGCAATGACCTCTTAACCTCTTTGGCTAAAAACCTTCCAGTAACAGACAGCTCTAGCCTCCAGGATCCCCTTCCCCTCCTGCTGCAGCCTGACAAAGGAGTGCTATTTCAGGACAAAAGTGAAGAGGCCTCTCTAGATCTGGTTTTTGAGCTGCTGACCCAGCTCCAGTATCACACACACCAGTCAGACTCAGTGGACATTTGTGTGGATTTCCTCCAAGGACAGTGTGTTTATGGCAGTGACTGTGCACACCACCACACTGTCCTGCCTTACCACTGGCAGATCCGCAGGAGCAGCAGTCAGAAGTGGCAGAGCATAGCAGACGACTCCCAGGAACAGCTGGAGAGACTGTACTGCAACCCAGACAATGAGCAAGTCAGACTCAAGTTTCA GGGTCGAGTGTTTTCCTTAGACTTTGGGGCAATGCGAGTGTGTGACCTCGAGTTTGACCGCGTCCGCCGACTGTCCTCTCCAGCCAGCCCTTTGCCTCTTCCCACAACGAACCCGAACCCAACCCCAAGCTGTCACACAGTGTGGAAGTACTACTGCAGAGACAACTTTGGCTGGAGGGAATACTCTGAG CCTGTGGTAAAGCTCATAGAGGAGGCAAGCACACGGGGTCTTAAGGAGGTGCGATTTATAACGCTCCAGAACCAGTATATCCTCAACATCAGGGAAGGCTTCCAGCAGAATGCTGTCTTCGGGTTCAGACGACAGATCAAGAAGCGGCCCATGTTCATGTCCTCTGTTATGCTTACACCGATTCTACA gaCTTTGGGTggcctctcttcatctcccctcacctcctcttcctcatccatGGATCTCTCCACGTCACATCCTCTCTCACCAACCACCACCAACCCACCAAGCCTTTATCCAGAAACTTGGTTGCCCATGGGAATGAGCCAGGACTTCCTCCAGGTGCCGGTCTCACGTGAAGACCGCAGCTACAGGACGGTGTACAGCCTTTTCCATAAGACAGTGTCGGAGACCAAGTTCAGGATCCTCAAGATCCAGCGTGTGCAGAACCCGTTCCTCTGGGAGAAGTACAAGAG GAAGAAGGAGTACATGTCACGGCGtatgtcagagatggaccgacTGCTGAGCGAGCGCCACCTCTTCCACGGCACCTCGGCCGACGTTGTGGAGGGCATCTGCAAGCACAACTTCGACCCTCGGGTCTGTGGAAAGCACGCCACCATGTTCGGCCAGGGCTCCTACTTTGCCCGCAAGGCTGTCTACTCCCACAACTTCTCCAAGCGCTCACCCAAAGGAGTTCACTGCATGTTCCTGGCCAAAGTCCTCACTGGCAG GTTCACTGTTGGAAACCCCTCCATGCGGCGACCTCCACCTATTAACCCTCGTGACCCCTCCAGTGACCTTTATGACTCCTGTGTTGACAACTGGGTGGACCCCCAGATCTATGTCATCTTCAATGATGACCAGAGCTACCCTTACTTCATCATTCACTATGAGGAGGTACCCAGCACTGTCGCTGTCTAA